From one Henningerozyma blattae CBS 6284 chromosome 1, complete genome genomic stretch:
- the RPP1 gene encoding RNA-binding RNA processing protein RPP1 (similar to Saccharomyces cerevisiae RPP1 (YHR062C); ancestral locus Anc_5.332), which translates to MLVDLNVPWPQKDFQSEVTPKHVQEVEKILLTLHTLGYTHIAINFTVKQDGKFPTDPKKMNPINIEQRFGELMEKTGLKLYSRLTLIIDDPSRGQSLNKISQYYDILSAKPISEKGVLVATTHLDIDVLTFDYSNRLPVILKHKNICSCVKKGIKVEITYSDMLKDNNTRRQFVANVRNVVRSSRNRGLVVSSGATTPVQCRNVVSLDSVLKMLGIKGSCTTMMGDTAATVLLQGRLRRRSNKQTIAVGGDQDVVDDASNGYTKIIKRPLEIDADTEEGALKKTRL; encoded by the coding sequence ATGCTAGTAGATTTAAATGTGCCATGGCCCCAAAAGGATTTTCAATCTGAAGTGACTCCTAAGCACGTTCAGGAGGTtgagaaaatattattaacattACATACACTTGGATACACCCATATAGCGATCAATTTCACAGTAAAACAAGATGGGAAGTTTCCAACTGACCCCAAAAAAATGAATCCTATTAATATAGAACAGAGATTTGGAGAATTGATGGAGAAAACTGGTTTAAAACTGTATTCCAGATTAACACTTATTATAGATGATCCATCAAGAGGTCAATCGTTAAATAAAATCTCTCAATATTATGATATACTTTCAGCTAAACCTATCAGTGAAAAGGGTGTCCTTGTTGCAACTACTCATTTAGATATTGACGTCTTAACGTTCGATTATAGTAATAGATTACCTGTCATATTAAAACATAAAAACATATGCTCTTGTGTTAAGAAAGGGATCAAAGTAGAAATCACATATTCAGATATGTtgaaagataataatactagAAGACAGTTTGTAGCAAATGTGAGAAATGTTGTTCGAAGTTCACGTAACAGAGGCTTAGTTGTTTCAAGTGGCGCTACCACCCCTGTCCAATGCAGAAACGTGGTTTCTTTGGACTCTGTACTAAAGATGCTAGGGATAAAAGGTTCCTGTACGACTATGATGGGAGATACAGCTGCGACAGTACTTTTGCAAGGACGCTTACGCCGTCGTAGCAATAAGCAAACCATTGCTGTAGGAGGTGACCAAGATGTTGTGGATGACGCATCCAACGGTTACACAAAGATTATAAAGAGACCATTGGAGATCGATGCTGATACAGAAGAAGGTGCCTTAAAAAAGACCCGTCTGTGA
- the RSC3 gene encoding Rsc3p (similar to Saccharomyces cerevisiae RSC3 (YDR303C) and RSC30 (YHR056C); ancestral locus Anc_5.322), producing the protein MDVRVRRMKKPPACTQCRKRKVGCDRVKPVCGNCMKNNRGQQCFYPNVPGQFMDAASMANVPTGISKAAELDRSLSYIQQKESMIFSPQYNSELASLEQIREYNTRLQLLNNSNLSSNLNALNKNGLNTINSTGNGPNNKPKFIPRTSLPQFNKSAKFESKKVSKLNNDDKNSVNLNWIQGPAIFDLKISRYSKYEILAKELDFIKSRLLELQDLTGKDLSNLNLSWNNNPFRDLIELSNQHNHNNNNDDDECTSESENENSSDEDISDDNTTSAKNTSDNNGISSNNTNVGDNPTTLSSSTEFDKYTVMDPEFINKNEVFNFMSFKTNYSKSPNSIFPQVSDNNIFDSNYLASKDYYLTTFYEILQNVISKEFSPELEIFKRSQLESKVPENIARNNHMLLKFPRKSISLKIIEFFQSTVAEAHILFPFINIKDMHLTISQFFASNEMNNNSSENTATPIVKLDPTNFNLNNLIELGNISVVILLTYESLNSTVLLPLKDDDLIEIYKELKYFNIHLLENLKIIESYILNSEFISYSNSGSIINSVKFISFKKFLYSIKSDFYQLPDLNEDINWSRKFSLNLENSNTSLIQIWNFNYKNYCWRHLYKGGIPNLANTIELNSNLIVDPLLALDYSLLKFQSDFLKVLHINDHLIKLERVENLKLNYKIKINDLKNSISNLKHSNISSSIHHIVDALIYRNSMLFWSYYLLLHYELNDNLIKFQEVYKDLLQLIQETLFYVFSNLASLKFAGYEFFFANKSFLTLTNIVQIIFILHSRCSSVLKNSQTNKPTSSTKSDTLSAPPAKDDKEGNNITNKNNDTSSTSSSSGSIDENFIFQMNQKSNYLVLLLQKILMLLNDYSKNCKTINPLLKNICAQINTFISFIDMSNSIYAEKYFKNLPNPPHTNMFEKFEITYLIRFVNKLHNVSESLIKKDFYALRSPYSATEKQTLGITKENISNVFSAFCT; encoded by the coding sequence atggatGTCCGCGTAAGAAGAATGAAAAAACCACCCGCATGTACTCAATGTCGTAAAAGAAAGGTCGGTTGCGATAGAGTCAAGCCCGTCTGTGGTAATTGTATGAAAAATAACAGGGGTCAACAATGCTTTTATCCCAATGTCCCTGGTCAATTTATGGATGCTGCCTCTATGGCCAATGTCCCCACGGGCATATCCAAGGCTGCTGAACTTGACCGTTCTTTATCATACATCCAACAGAAAGAATCGATGATCTTTTCTCCACAATATAATTCTGAATTGGCTTCTTTAGAACAAATTAGAGAATACAATACAAGATTACAACTgctaaataattctaatctTTCAAGTAACCTAAATgctttgaataaaaatgggCTAAATACTATTAATAGTACTGGTAATGGCCCAAACAATAAGCCAAAGTTCATACCTAGAACTTCCTTACCACAATTTAATAAGTCTGCAAAATTTGAGAGCAAAAAAGTTTCTAAactaaataatgatgataaaaattctgTAAATCTAAATTGGATTCAAGGACCTGCTATTTTCGACTTAAAAATCTCtagatattcaaaatatgaaatattagCAAAAGAATTAGATTTCATTAAGTCTAGACTTTTAGAGCTGCAAGATTTAACTGGGAAAGAcctttcaaatttaaatttatcttgGAATAATAATCCATTCAGAGATTTGATAGAACTTTCTAACCAacataatcataataataataatgatgatgacgaaTGTACAAGTGAAagtgaaaatgaaaattccAGTGACGAAGATATATCTGATGATAATACCACTTCTGCTAAGAATACTTCAGATAATAACGGCATCTcatctaataataccaaCGTTGGTGATAACCCTACTACCCTATCCTCTTCTACAGAGtttgataaatatacaGTTATGGATCCagaatttatcaataagAACGAGGTATTTAACTTTATGTCCTTTAAGACAAATTATTCCAAATCACCAAATTCTATTTTCCCTCAAGTTTCAgacaataatatatttgattcaaattaCTTAGCTTCTAAGGATTATTATCTCACAACTTTCtatgaaattttacaaaatgtTATTTCCAAAGAATTCAGTCctgaattagaaatttttaaaagatctCAATTAGAGAGTAAGGTTCCAGAAAATATAGCGAGAAATAATCATATGCTATTAAAATTCCCTAGAAAATCCATAAGTTTAAAAATCATAGAATTTTTCCAATCTACTGTAGCAGAAGCTCATATCTTATTCccatttattaatattaaagatatgCATCTTACAATTAGTCAATTTTTTGCTTCTAATGAAATGAATAACAATAGTTCTGAAAATACCGCTACTCCTATTGTAAAATTAGATCCTACAAACTTCaatctaaataatttaattgaactGGGTAATATTTCTGTggttatattattaacctatgaatcattaaattcCACCGTTTTACTACCATTAAAGGATGATGACTTGATCGAAATttataaagaattgaaatattttaacatacatttattagaaaatttaaaaattattgaatcaTATATACTGAACTCAGAATTCATTTCTTACTCAAATTCAGgttctattattaattcagtaaaatttatttcGTTTAAAAAGTTTCTCTATTCTATTAAGTCAGATTTCTATCAATTACCAgatttaaatgaagatattaattGGTCAAGGAAATTTTCgttaaatttggaaaatagtaatacaagtttaattcaaatctGGAACTttaattacaaaaattacTGTTGGAGACATCTATATAAAGGTGGAATTCCAAACCTAGCTAATacaattgaattgaattcaaatttgaTTGTGGATCCTCTATTAGCCTTGGATTATTCTTTActaaaatttcaatctGATTTTCTAAAAGTGTTACATATTAATGatcatttaattaaattagaaagagtggaaaatttaaaattaaattacaagataaaaattaatgacCTAAAGAATAGCATTTCCAATTTAAAACATTCAAATATCTCAAGTTCAATCCATCACATTGTCGATGCTTTAATTTATAGAAATTCTATGTTATTTTGGAGTTATTATCTCTTATTACATTATGAATTGAATgataatttgattaaattCCAAGAGGTGTACAAAGATCTTTTACAATTGATTCAGGAAACTTTGTTTTATGTCTTTTCTAATTTGGCAAGTTTGAAATTTGCTGGTtatgaatttttctttgctaataaatcatttttaactttaacaaatatagttcaaattattttcattcttCATTCTCGTTGTTCTTCGGTACTGAAGAATTCACAAACCAACAAACCCACTTCTTCTACTAAATCAGATACTTTATCAGCACCCCCAGCCAAAGATGATAAAGAAGGCAATAATATAaccaataaaaataatgatacttCTAGTACGTCAAGCAGTTCTGGGTCTATTGATGAAAACTTCATTTTCCAAATGAATCAAAAATCAAACTATTTGGTTTTACTATtgcaaaaaattttaatgctattaaatgattactctaaaaattgtaaaactATAAACCCActattaaagaatatttgtGCACAGATCAATACGTTTATATCGTTTATTGATATGTCAAATTCCATTTATGCTGAAAAGTACTTTAAGAACCTACCAAATCCTCCGCATACTAATatgtttgaaaaatttgagaTTACCTATCTAATAAGGTTTGTCAACAAATTACACAATGTATCAGAATCGTTGATTAAAAAAGACTTTTATGCGCTAAGAAGTCCATACTCAGCTACAGAAAAACAAACTCTAGGTATCACCAAGGAAAATATATCTAACGTTTTTAGTGCCTTCTGTACCTAA
- the VMA22 gene encoding Vma22p (similar to Saccharomyces cerevisiae VMA22 (YHR060W); ancestral locus Anc_5.330), with the protein MQDIYLELLKKLNDYDQSLDILQSNFKDGMYHLSRANYHNKDSLRGNYGEDYWDNTYEGHFTVNIDSKTNHISIAKKPLPKDNNEIIDQNEEEKSALDERDQKIRNRNIKKKDTNKKSKKEGNKINEKQSNKEEVNHEKKEDNYNKKEIMSGINKKTQEKIHKDTIYMFGGLNIPQSLRSCQTSFKNSIPTLEQLVNSRIEIAKICNELETIEIKNHGDK; encoded by the coding sequence atgcAAGACATTTATCTAGAATTacttaaaaaattgaatgatTATGATCAATCGTTAGATATATTAcaatctaattttaaagatggAATGTACCATTTGAGTAGAGCCAATTATCATAACAAAGATAGTTTAAGAGGGAATTATGGTGAAGATTATTGGGATAATACATATGAAGGGCATTTCACTGTCAATATCGATTCTAAAACAAATCATATAAGTATTGCAAAAAAACCTTTAccaaaagataataatgaaataattgatcaaaatgaagaagaaaagtCTGCTCTTGATGAAAGAGATCAAAAGATACGAAAcagaaatataaaaaagaaagatacaaacaaaaaaagtaagaaagaaggaaataaaataaatgaaaagcAAAGTAATAAAGAGGAAGTTAATCATGAGAAGAAAGAggataattataataagaAAGAGATTATGTCGGgcataaataaaaaaacgcaagaaaaaatacataAGGATACGATATATATGTTTGGTGGATTGAATATACCCCAATCATTAAGATCATGTCAAACatctttcaaaaattcTATTCCAACACTAGAACAATTAGTCAACTCCAGAATTGAAATAGCAAAGATATGCAATGAATTGGAAACTATAGAAATAAAGAATCATGgtgataaataa
- the PMT7 gene encoding putative dolichyl-phosphate-mannose--protein mannosyltransferase (similar to Saccharomyces cerevisiae YDR307W; ancestral locus Anc_5.328), with product MSGEKETKLGPVLLEGPHKPFMPADAFARSHVGSLKSSIDIPIIIALSIVTYLFSFKRQYLPISLAQFGNSIVPEVKTVEQIELEQALEAYVSNTFYLGPVTPLAVRLVSHCYCKVTFALGSMIFLYLTMRRVSNNWKFIFPSLLTISIITISDPFQKVISSNGNPVDLILLFFISMALYTRFSLRVSAPLSASWIGNLVLLGTSVGLTTATKLGGSSIWIWSIVVLVFDYFVIQINDIHLNTFKLIKIAVIEFSTVTVIPIIVFILPFFNMITTQWVNDNPSQSNFMSNDIKTLIRSNGSMIQPEAIYYGAIIQLRHKDSLGGYLASMDNVSYPTDLEEQFVGLVNDDSDPLTRWVVEHENPKFNKHLSTNTFTPVRDFSNIKLRHVVSGKLLRSSLAKPPISEEDYTKQVSCTRNSSYDGEGDETWTIITDDQIVNSEIVPGKSIVSFNNLGQDCSLISHDIKIDTDWAKKWQETLCLSSPNEVRTKFYITVVGDNLFNTDRQIPTVTKVLKFNKLKIMVEWLLKSFKYNWYIKNQDKDTNSLNIIQMIFYVSPDSTFTTVIWITSFLSIFVWGFQLFMKICRLFAHHFKQEDSNSDLEKKYYNSNFNLKNIMFDQVSFELVVAWFINYYLLSKIPHENIYINQYLPCFIFNLLLSIIIMFFKLI from the coding sequence ATGTCTGGGGAAAAGGAAACTAAACTAGGACCGGTCCTATTAGAAGGTCCCCATAAACCTTTTATGCCTGCAGACGCCTTTGCAAGAAGTCACGTGGGATCGTTGAAATCTTCTATAGATATaccaattattattgctttATCCATTGTCAcgtatttattttcattcaaaAGACAATATTTGCCAATATCTTTGGCTCAATTCGGGAATTCTATCGTACCTGAAGTCAAAACCGTGGAGCAAATTGAATTGGAACAAGCTTTAGAAGCATATGTTTcaaatactttttatttggGTCCTGTGACTCCGCTGGCAGTGAGGCTTGTATCTCACTGTTATTGTAAAGTTACTTTTGCTCTGGGTTCtatgatttttttgtatttaacCATGAGAAGAGTTAGCAATAATTGGAAATTCATATTTCCTTCCTTATTGACAATTTCCATTATTACTATCTCTGATCCTTTCCAAAAGGttatttcttctaatgGGAATCCTGTCGACTTAATTTTATTGTTCTTCATTTCTATGGCATTATATACCCGTTTCTCTCTTCGTGTATCTGCACCTTTGTCTGCCTCATGGATTGGTAACCTAGTTTTACTTGGAACTTCTGTTGGCTTAACTACAGCAACTAAATTAGGTGGATCTTCTATTTGGATATGGTCGATTGTAGTCTTAGTGTTTGACTACTTTGTTATTCAAATCAATGATATCCATTTGAATACttttaaattgattaaaattGCAGTTATTGAATTTTCCACAGTGACAGTTATTCCTATAATAGTTTTCATATTgccatttttcaatatgaTTACTACCCAATGGGTTAATGATAATCCAAGTCAATCCAATTTCATGTCAAACGatattaaaactttaatCCGTTCAAATGGAAGTATGATTCAACCAGAAGCAATCTATTATGGCGCCATTATTCAACTTCGTCATAAGGATTCATTAGGTGGTTATTTAGCTTCAATGGATAATGTTTCTTATCCAACAGATCTTGAAGAACAATTTGTTGGACTGGTTAATGATGATTCTGATCCATTGACACGTTGGGTTGTCGAACATGAAAATCCTAAATTTAATAAGCACTTATCTACAAATACTTTTACACCAGTAAgagatttttcaaatattaaattgcGTCATGTCGTTTCTGGGAAGTTATTACGTTCATCTTTGGCTAAGCCACCAATTAGTGAAGAAGATTATACTAAGCAAGTCTCTTGTACAAGAAATTCTTCCTATGATGGTGAAGGAGATGAAACTTGGACCATAATTACAGATGACCAAATAGTCAATTCAGAGATTGTTCCAGGGAAGAGCATAGTTAGTTTTAATAACTTGGGCCAAGATTGTAGTTTAATATCTCacgatattaaaattgatacTGATTGGGCCAAAAAATGGCAAGAAACTTTATGCCTTTCTAGTCCAAATGAAGTTAGaacaaaattttatatcaCCGTTGTAGGTGacaatttattcaatactGATCGTCAAATTCCAACAGTGACaaaagtattaaaatttaataaattaaagattatgGTTGAATGGTTATTAAAAagtttcaaatataattggTACATTAAAAACCAAGATAAAGATacaaattcattaaatattattcaaatgatattcTACGTTAGTCCAGATAGCACATTTACAACAGTTATTTGGATTACTTCATTTTTAAGTATCTTTGTATGGGGTTTCCAATTATTTATGAAAATTTGTAGACTTTTTGCTCATCATTTTAAACAAGAAGATTCAAATTctgatttggaaaaaaaatactataattctaactttaatttgaaaaatattatgttTGACCAAGTCTCATTTGAATTGGTAGTAGCTTGgtttatcaattattatctCCTATCAAAAATTCCTCATGAAAATATCTACATTAATCAATATTTACCATGttttatcttcaatttattattatcaataataataatgtttttcaaattaatttaa
- the PFU1 gene encoding Pfu1p (similar to Saccharomyces cerevisiae YDR306C; ancestral locus Anc_5.327), with amino-acid sequence MANKSRPSKVTAPYRKYVAGQGFTTVRASKTNKLAGASTNTTTTKSTVPPEMVDVISTPQGYYYYNEETESIVHIKPVITEEEMIKIQTEKEQLYKDIGPMKLPFEIQSLIIKYSAIDSHIDVSFALVCKTWYLLVLPLLYQTPRLTSQNFSKFINTVLNTSNSAAAKKNNKYALVKPPKSPFNSIKFGEYVHELDLSTILQSGKNSNVSKLLRRCSHTLEKFTAPQTSFGIAPLISLKACHNLNYLDLGLVSETVKLKDLFVAIKNFQNLTHLSFPRSSVDCEGFQKIKWPENLKYIKLSGGITNEFVQETEWPQTIKTLEFSYCPRINENSIYIMLSKIGNNLENLYFHYPMPSLNDNSLDNIFLYCENLINIKITIDYCSKWIFNENYLTKLHLTERKCNKRRPLQTIYLESSGSLGIATKIHPDDFTIALMEDRLPCLKNISVSSKLGWDMNSEDVEDLVSVMEDQGGSIYVTY; translated from the coding sequence ATGGCTAACAAAAGCAGACCTTCAAAAGTCACGGCTCCTTATCGGAAATATGTAGCTGGTCAAGGTTTTACTACTGTCAGAGCTAGTAAGACAAATAAATTGGCCGGTGCATCTACAAATACAACTACTACAAAGTCTACCGTTCCTCCTGAAATGGTGGATGTCATATCTACACCTCAaggttattattattataacgAAGAAACTGAATCCATTGTACATATTAAACCTGTAATTACGGAAGAAGAAATGATTAAAATCCAAACAGAAAAAGAACAACTCTATAAAGATATAGGACCTATGAAATTACCTTTTGAAATCCAAAGCTTGATTATTAAGTATTCCGCGATTGATTCACACATTGATGTTTCGTTTGCATTAGTCTGTAAAACTTGGTATCTATTAGTTTTACCTTTGTTATATCAAACTCCAAGATTAACTAGTCAAAATTTCTCTAAATTTATAAACACAGTATTAAATACCTCTAATAGTGCTGCTGCcaagaaaaacaataaatatGCTTTGGTGAAACCACCAAAATCTCCCTTCAATTCTATCAAATTCGGTGAATACGTTCATGAATTAGATCTATCTACAATCCTGCAAAGTGGGAAAAATTCAAACgtttctaaattattaagacGTTGTTCACAtactttagaaaaattcacTGCCCCACAGACAAGTTTTGGGATCGCTCCATTAATCTCATTAAAAGCTTGtcataatttaaattatttagatCTAGGTTTAGTTAGTGAAACtgttaaattaaaagatttatttgtGGCAATTAAGAATTTCCAAAATCTAACTCATTTATCTTTCCCAAGAAGTTCTGTAGATTGTGAAGGGtttcaaaagattaaatggccagaaaatttaaaatatattaagtTGAGTGGTGGCATTACAAATGAATTCGTTCAAGAAACTGAATGGCCCCAAACAATTAAGACATTGGAATTTTCTTATTGTCCaagaattaatgaaaattccATTTATATCATGTTATCTAAAATCGGTAACAATTTAGAAAACTTATATTTCCATTACCCAATGCcatcattaaatgataattcacttgataatattttcttatactgtgaaaatttaattaatattaaaattacaattgaTTATTGTAGCAAGTGGAtctttaatgaaaattatttgacaAAATTGCATTTAACAGAAAGAAAATGTAATAAAAGAAGACCTTTACAAACAATCTATTTGGAAAGTAGTGGCTCCTTAGGTATCGCAACAAAGATTCATCCAGATGATTTTACAATCGCTTTGATGGAAGACAGATTACCATGTTTGAAAAACATTAGTGTTTCTTCGAAATTAGGTTGGGATATGAATAGTGAAGACGTCGAAGATTTAGTCAGTGTCATGGAAGATCAAGGTGGTAGCATATACGTAACCTATTga
- the GPI11 gene encoding mannose-ethanolamine phosphotransferase GPI11 (similar to Saccharomyces cerevisiae GPI11 (YDR302W); ancestral locus Anc_5.320) — translation MKKGQTAKKTVSFSDDTTMTTHNRKKRNIDHDHPPVFVRKTTLTIPWHLPLLLLYFIFGSTDYDSFKLLITLIPLQVLYLIFQFNKSTVYGNKIIKIKTSLLLICLFTTLLIVPFVAIVIILMGAPISSNLKATWLLSLHICYLSYPAIYSVFNCDFKVGLWKKYFIVILFGSWISCIVIPLDWDRDWQRWPVPIIIGSYVGAFLGYSIGSYV, via the coding sequence atgaagaaggGACAGACTGCAAAGAAAACGGTTTCTTTTTCAGATGATACTACTATGACCACACATAACCGTAAAAAAAGGAACATCGATCACGATCATCCACCGGTTTTTGTTCGTAAAACAACACTCACAATCCCATGGCATTTACCGTTATTACTactatattttatttttggttCTACAGATTATGATAGTTTCAAACTGCTGATTACTTTAATACCGTTACAggttttatatttgatttttcaatttaataaatcaacaGTTTAtggtaataaaattataaaaattaaaacatcTTTACTGTTAATTTGTCTTTTTACTACTCTGTTAATTGTACCATTTGTAGcaattgtaataattttaatggGTGCACCAATTTCTAGTAATTTAAAGGCAACATGGCTGTTATCATTACATATCTGCTATCTATCTTACCCAGCAATCTATTCAGTTTTTAACTGTGATTTTAAGGTTGGTTtatggaaaaaatattttattgttatattATTCGGTAGTTGGATTAGTTGTATTGTGATACCATTAGACTGGGATAGAGATTGGCAGAGATGGCCGGTTCCTATTATAATTGGTAGTTATGTTGGTGCATTTTTGGGTTACTCAATTGGGTCTTACGTTTAA
- the MED6 gene encoding mediator complex subunit MED6 (similar to Saccharomyces cerevisiae MED6 (YHR058C); ancestral locus Anc_5.324), translating into MNTTPLDEVQWQSPEWIQAFGLYTDNVLDYFSESPFFNKTSSNQSIRMQRQFQADANGAGPGAGQGPDMLGVLDPHHNETDKLLLQHVRDPERRAILTRYPVHAQLERQLAKVGGIEYVLAHVREPDLWVIRKQRRDIQTMNTSILQTYYVMGPSVYQAPSIHALIESRLLAASTGLEKTMVGLRKLARFEPAQGRYLVRNGTVTSSSSTVSESGGSGKTVPNTGPATGSNGAYSIPGSGFPGSAAPGTTVAGQTAGGTAQFESNRRPAAALSTSQLDKLLAVSFKARPEYI; encoded by the coding sequence ATGAATACCACTCCTTTGGATGAAGTCCAATGGCAATCACCAGAATGGATCCAAGCATTTGGTTTATATACAGATAATGTATTGGATTATTTTTCTGAATCACCGTTTTTTAATAAGACATCTTCTAATCAATCGATTAGAATGCAACGACAATTTCAAGCAGATGCAAATGGGGCTGGACCAGGTGCTGGCCAAGGTCCTGATATGCTAGGTGTTTTAGATCCACATCATAATGAAACAGATAAATTACTACTACAGCATGTACGAGATCCAGAAAGAAGAGCCATTTTGACAAGATATCCAGTACATGCTCAATTAGAGAGACAATTAGCCAAAGTAGGTGGTATTGAATATGTGCTGGCACATGTAAGAGAACCAGACCTATGGGTTATACGTAAACAAAGGCGTGATATTCAAACAATGAACACATCTATTTTACAGACATATTATGTAATGGGACCTAGTGTCTATCAAGCACCAAGTATACACGCTCTTATTGAAAGTAGGCTACTAGCAGCATCTACCGGGTTAGAAAAAACAATGGTGGGGCTAAGAAAGCTTGCTCGTTTTGAACCTGCTCAAGGCCGTTACTTGGTTCGTAATGGTACTGTCACCAGCTCATCTTCTACAGTATCAGAAAGTGGTGGATCAGGTAAGACTGTCCCAAACACAGGACCAGCTACAGGTAGCAATGGTGCTTATTCTATTCCAGGCTCAGGATTCCCAGGCTCTGCAGCACCAGGTACAACAGTAGCAGGTCAAACTGCAGGTGGAACGGCTCAATTTGAATCTAACCGCCGACCAGCGGCTGCATTATCCACATCGCAACTGGATAAACTACTGGCAGTCAGTTTCAAAGCGAGACctgaatatatatag
- the FYV4 gene encoding mitochondrial 37S ribosomal protein mS41 (similar to Saccharomyces cerevisiae FYV4 (YHR059W); ancestral locus Anc_5.325), which yields MLRIQRCFIHSSIKRIIPKPTEEISNVETFLTKIGRNSLELNKVFNNSWNCMFTSTGKFLKQKGVNVRDRRYLLLQLEKFKRNEPLIEYKRGKKGFFGGERKQKANIAKFRNTDGKK from the coding sequence ATGCTACGTATTCAAAGGTGTTTTATTCATTCaagtattaaaagaataataccGAAACCCACTGAAGAAATCTCTAATGTAGAGACATTTTTAACCAAGATAGGTAGGAATTCcttagaattaaataaagtattTAATAACAGTTGGAATTGTATGTTTACAAGTACTGGTAAGTTTTTGAAACAGAAAGGTGTCAATGTTAGAGATCgaagatatttattattacaactggaaaaatttaaaagaaatgaGCCACTTATAGAATATAAGAGAGGGAAAAAGGGATTTTTTGGTGGGGAAAGAAAACAGAAAGCTAATATAGCTAAGTTTAGAAATACAGAtggtaaaaaataa